One segment of Nitrospirota bacterium DNA contains the following:
- a CDS encoding ABC transporter substrate-binding protein: MLGQVKKGVIPFLFLSLIFSYACKDTDLKKKPESAQKTYGGTYRSPLPFEPKTLDPALSTDIYAVTVIQQIYDGLVQFDKDLNIIPAIAKSWKISLDGLTYTFYLREGVRFHNGKDVTAEDFIYSFTRILDPDVKSSSVGFFTNILGVKEFQRGLSKSVKGLKAPSKYTLGITLSKPYSPFITILAMKGAKVVPKEEVKKWGKDFGKHPVGTGGFKFVSWRDNEIVLEANKDYFEGRPILDRIVYKIFPGRDVEKMFKEFASGGLENSEIPDNIRDDVIKSRKYYVIKRPILSLLFHGLNTKIIPLNNKKIRQAINFAINKEKIIQEAYNGKHIKADAILPPGIPGYERKEIGYPYNPEKAKRLLSEAGHPEGRGIPTFEIWSAATTEATRKELEIVKANLKDIGINVELKYEKRWPVYESYLNRKRLPIFRYIWYADFPDPDNFLAILSHSNSQYNFTYYKNKHVDKMLEDAKSELDFIKRMGIYRMAEREIMKGVPIAPLLHLSYEEAYQPYVNGIEVNALGSPYIPMKKVWFSR; this comes from the coding sequence GTGTTGGGGCAGGTTAAAAAAGGAGTAATACCTTTTTTATTTTTATCCTTAATATTTTCTTATGCCTGTAAAGATACCGATTTAAAAAAGAAACCCGAGTCTGCACAAAAGACTTATGGTGGTACTTATAGAAGTCCTCTACCTTTTGAGCCAAAGACCTTAGACCCTGCACTTTCAACAGATATTTATGCGGTAACAGTCATCCAACAAATCTACGATGGATTAGTACAATTTGATAAAGACTTAAATATTATCCCAGCCATAGCAAAGTCATGGAAGATCTCTCTTGATGGATTGACCTATACCTTCTATTTAAGGGAAGGAGTGAGGTTTCATAATGGGAAAGATGTAACTGCAGAAGATTTTATCTATTCCTTCACAAGAATTCTCGATCCAGATGTAAAATCCAGTTCTGTAGGATTCTTCACTAATATACTGGGTGTTAAGGAATTTCAGAGAGGTCTATCAAAAAGCGTAAAGGGACTGAAAGCCCCATCTAAATATACCTTAGGGATTACACTATCAAAACCATATTCACCATTTATTACAATCCTTGCGATGAAAGGTGCCAAGGTAGTGCCTAAAGAAGAGGTAAAAAAATGGGGTAAAGATTTCGGAAAACATCCAGTTGGGACTGGAGGTTTTAAATTTGTAAGCTGGAGAGACAACGAAATAGTCCTTGAGGCAAATAAAGATTATTTTGAAGGGCGCCCCATATTAGACAGAATAGTTTATAAAATATTTCCTGGGAGAGATGTTGAAAAGATGTTTAAAGAGTTTGCCAGCGGTGGTCTTGAAAATTCTGAGATACCTGATAATATAAGAGACGATGTTATAAAGAGCAGAAAATATTATGTGATAAAAAGACCTATACTTAGCTTGCTCTTTCATGGATTAAATACTAAGATTATACCATTAAACAATAAAAAAATAAGACAGGCAATAAATTTCGCTATTAATAAAGAGAAAATAATTCAAGAGGCTTATAATGGTAAACATATAAAGGCTGACGCTATATTACCTCCTGGTATACCAGGATACGAAAGAAAAGAAATTGGATACCCTTACAATCCAGAAAAAGCAAAAAGACTTCTCTCAGAAGCAGGTCATCCAGAAGGAAGAGGAATACCAACCTTTGAGATATGGTCTGCAGCAACAACAGAGGCTACAAGAAAGGAGCTTGAAATAGTAAAGGCAAATCTTAAAGACATAGGGATAAATGTAGAATTGAAGTATGAGAAGAGATGGCCTGTTTACGAAAGTTATTTAAATAGAAAAAGGCTTCCGATTTTTAGATATATATGGTATGCAGACTTCCCTGACCCAGATAATTTTCTTGCAATATTGTCTCACTCTAATTCCCAATACAATTTTACCTATTATAAAAATAAACATGTTGATAAAATGCTTGAGGATGCAAAGAGTGAACTTGATTTTATAAAAAGAATGGGAATATATAGAATGGCTGAAAGGGAAATTATGAAGGGTGTCCCCATAGCTCCACTCCTCCACCTTAGTTACGAAGAAGCCTATCAACCTTATGTGAATGGTATTGAGGTAAATGCCCTCGGTTCTCCCTATATCCCCATGAAGAAGGTATGGTTTTCAAGGTGA
- a CDS encoding ATP-binding protein, whose product MSLLIFIVENKQRRLISQQVKDHGVAIARSIAAMSITYLVTYNYVALQQNAEKAIKEKGISSVIIHDKEGRVAAYSRHGERQGEELTDTVSLNALRVTDVLIQRTFYTETSERIFDIAVPVYIEGSSERWGVVRVGISLEEMYKEIFRTRLTLIAFGIVAIMVGSLGAVILSKRITRPIHELAKGMVFFSQGNLQHRVELKTGDEIGELAENFNRMAEEILSNQEKMRHAERLAAVGIMAAGIAHEIKNPLTAIKTFVQLLPSRYMSDDFRTRFNTTVPREIDRVTRIIQDLLDLSRKPKLQLLRIDVNLLITQTLDIFYTEMDKRGIALQTKLEEGIPLILGDTEYIKRAFSNFIINAIHAMPQGGTLSINTRSGLESVIVTFEDSGAGMSPEILKNIFDPFFTTKEKGIGLGMVITKKIVEEHDGDIGVWSEVGRGSVFQIKFPVNF is encoded by the coding sequence ATGAGTCTCTTAATATTTATAGTAGAGAATAAACAGAGAAGGCTCATATCACAACAGGTTAAAGACCATGGGGTGGCTATTGCACGGAGTATCGCTGCAATGAGTATTACCTACCTTGTTACATATAATTATGTTGCACTTCAGCAGAATGCAGAGAAGGCAATAAAAGAAAAAGGCATATCTTCTGTAATTATCCACGATAAAGAAGGCAGGGTAGCTGCATACAGTCGCCATGGCGAAAGGCAGGGCGAAGAACTCACAGACACTGTAAGCCTTAATGCATTAAGGGTCACAGATGTCTTGATACAGAGAACATTTTACACCGAAACCAGCGAGAGAATTTTTGATATCGCTGTCCCTGTGTATATCGAAGGCTCATCTGAGCGATGGGGTGTTGTTAGGGTTGGAATATCACTTGAAGAGATGTATAAAGAAATATTCCGTACCCGACTAACACTGATTGCCTTTGGTATTGTTGCTATTATGGTTGGTTCACTCGGTGCAGTCATTCTTTCAAAAAGGATAACAAGACCAATCCATGAACTGGCAAAAGGTATGGTATTTTTCTCGCAGGGAAATCTCCAGCACAGAGTAGAACTCAAAACAGGTGATGAGATTGGAGAACTTGCTGAGAATTTCAACAGGATGGCGGAAGAGATACTTTCAAATCAGGAGAAGATGCGGCATGCAGAGAGGCTTGCCGCAGTCGGGATTATGGCAGCAGGAATCGCCCACGAGATTAAGAATCCTCTCACAGCTATCAAGACCTTTGTGCAGCTCTTGCCCTCACGGTATATGAGTGATGATTTCAGGACAAGATTTAATACCACTGTGCCAAGGGAGATAGACAGGGTTACCAGAATTATTCAGGATCTCCTTGACCTCTCAAGAAAACCAAAATTGCAACTTTTAAGAATAGATGTCAATCTACTTATAACCCAGACACTTGACATTTTCTACACAGAGATGGATAAAAGGGGTATTGCCCTGCAAACAAAGCTCGAAGAAGGGATACCTCTAATTCTTGGGGATACAGAGTATATAAAAAGGGCATTTTCAAACTTCATTATTAACGCCATTCATGCAATGCCTCAGGGTGGGACACTCAGTATAAATACCCGTTCTGGATTAGAATCTGTAATAGTTACATTTGAGGATTCTGGTGCGGGGATGTCTCCAGAAATTCTAAAGAATATATTTGATCCATTCTTTACAACAAAGGAGAAAGGTATAGGTCTTGGTATGGTTATAACAAAAAAGATTGTAGAAGAACATGATGGTGATATTGGGGTCTGGAGCGAAGTGGGTAGGGGTAGTGTTTTTCAGATAAAATTTCCTGTGAATTTTTAA
- a CDS encoding response regulator: MSDLRKQIMVVDDEDGVLESFEVILSGDYNLIMARSGFEALSILKEKSPDLIFLDVRMPGMDGIEVLRNLKKMHSKIDVVIVTATEGGYRKEVEELGIRHYIEKPFDVFKIEAITKEILS, from the coding sequence ATGAGTGATCTACGGAAGCAGATAATGGTTGTGGATGATGAAGATGGAGTGCTGGAATCTTTCGAAGTAATTCTTTCAGGAGATTATAATTTAATAATGGCAAGAAGTGGCTTTGAGGCATTAAGTATCCTCAAAGAGAAGTCTCCAGACTTGATATTTCTTGATGTAAGGATGCCAGGGATGGATGGGATAGAGGTATTGCGGAATCTGAAGAAAATGCACAGCAAGATTGATGTAGTCATTGTTACAGCGACCGAAGGAGGCTACAGGAAAGAAGTAGAGGAACTCGGGATAAGACATTATATTGAGAAGCCATTTGATGTCTTTAAAATAGAAGCAATCACAAAAGAGATATTGAGCTAA
- the tolQ gene encoding protein TolQ, with product MGSLFSTSGGSILDLVLHAGIVVKITLFILLFFSIFSWAIIFYKFRVIRRAERESDAFLRHFRKSKRLDAVFNGTRTLNWSPLANIFREGYAELTTKESSERNPSDSYTLSTELSGIDNISRALRRASASEITKLESFLGFLATTGSTTPFIGLFGTVWGIMDSFHSIGLRGSASLSVVAPGISEALVATAAGLAAAIPAVVAYNYYLNKIKTLAAEMDSFSQELLNIIDRNFFNKNNRGV from the coding sequence GTGGGTAGCCTATTTTCTACGAGTGGTGGAAGCATATTGGATTTAGTACTGCATGCTGGTATTGTAGTGAAGATAACCCTTTTTATCCTGCTCTTTTTCTCCATATTCTCATGGGCGATTATATTTTATAAATTCAGGGTCATAAGAAGGGCAGAGAGAGAATCTGATGCATTCTTAAGACATTTTAGAAAGAGTAAAAGACTGGATGCAGTATTTAACGGAACAAGGACATTGAACTGGAGTCCTCTGGCAAATATCTTCAGGGAAGGATATGCAGAGCTTACTACAAAGGAGTCATCCGAAAGAAACCCTTCTGATTCCTATACACTCAGCACAGAACTCAGTGGTATAGACAACATAAGCAGGGCACTCAGACGTGCCTCAGCCTCTGAGATCACAAAGCTCGAGAGTTTCCTTGGTTTTCTTGCCACAACTGGGAGTACAACGCCATTTATCGGGCTCTTTGGCACTGTCTGGGGTATAATGGATTCATTCCACAGCATAGGACTCAGGGGTTCAGCAAGCCTTTCGGTTGTAGCACCTGGGATTTCAGAGGCACTTGTTGCTACTGCTGCAGGTCTTGCAGCAGCCATACCTGCTGTTGTAGCCTATAACTATTATCTGAACAAGATAAAGACATTAGCTGCTGAAATGGATAGTTTCTCTCAGGAGTTATTAAATATTATTGACAGGAATTTTTTTAACAAAAACAACAGGGGTGTATGA
- the tolR gene encoding protein TolR, which yields MERWRGARTVLSEINVTPLVDVMLVLLIIFMVTAPLMQEGLDVNLPQAKGKEIQVERERLVISITKGNQIFLNKNPITMEELQTKLKKIYEDRVDKEVLLRADKDVSYGFVVRVMSEIKDAGIEKLGMVTEPLKGL from the coding sequence ATGGAAAGATGGAGGGGAGCTCGCACAGTCTTATCCGAGATAAATGTTACGCCACTGGTGGATGTAATGCTCGTTCTTCTTATCATATTCATGGTTACAGCACCCCTGATGCAGGAAGGTCTCGATGTGAATCTCCCTCAGGCAAAGGGTAAGGAGATACAGGTAGAGAGAGAAAGACTGGTAATAAGTATAACAAAGGGTAATCAGATATTCTTAAATAAAAATCCTATTACCATGGAAGAACTGCAGACTAAACTCAAGAAGATATACGAAGATAGGGTTGACAAAGAGGTTTTACTGCGTGCAGATAAAGATGTCTCTTATGGATTTGTAGTAAGGGTTATGTCTGAGATAAAGGATGCAGGTATTGAGAAATTAGGTATGGTGACAGAACCCCTTAAAGGTTTATAG
- a CDS encoding energy transducer TonB, translating into RPATEQTQDRVPGLGGRRDLLDLKYQDYYSRIWERIRRLWVLPEGIVKDEGLMLVMTIRVKRDGSIEKYWIEQSSGNLYFDQSAIRTINKASPLPSLPKDLSQDTLDIGIRFFP; encoded by the coding sequence ATAGACCTGCTACAGAGCAGACCCAGGACAGAGTTCCAGGTCTTGGAGGAAGAAGAGACCTATTAGATCTTAAGTATCAGGACTACTATAGCAGGATATGGGAAAGAATAAGGCGGCTATGGGTTCTTCCCGAAGGAATAGTTAAAGATGAAGGACTTATGCTCGTAATGACCATAAGGGTAAAGAGGGATGGCTCTATTGAGAAATACTGGATAGAACAGAGTTCAGGGAATCTCTACTTCGATCAGTCAGCGATAAGGACGATTAATAAGGCATCGCCTCTACCATCTCTACCCAAAGACCTAAGTCAGGATACCCTTGATATCGGCATCAGGTTCTTTCCATGA
- the tolB gene encoding Tol-Pal system beta propeller repeat protein TolB has product MKEKFKIQSLRPETSASSVESLRPKVSKFKILVFILLLFTIHCSLSTVVEAKVYIDINAPYLRKLPVAVVNLMSLSPSGEEKDMGRNVAGVISNDLDFSGFFRILDQASFIEPPQKMAFTEDRIDFKDWSVIGAEVLVKGTIKIEGGRLNIELKLFDVFQGRLLIGKKYTGVKNDVRKIAHRFSNEIVKALTGEEGVFDTKIAYVAKVRDGKEVYIMDFDGYAPQRITKIGGFNLSPSWSPDGREILFASERRRNWDLYVFDRRQLKEDIISYQVGLNFAASFSPDGKKIALTMSRDGNPEIYTINREGKDLRRLTNNFAIDVSPRWSLDGKQIVFVSNRGGSPQIYIMDSDGNNVRRLTFEGSYNTSPAWSPRGDKIAFTSRINGKFQISIINPDGSGLQQLTFNTGNNEDPSWSSDGRYIAFSSTREGKYAIFVMLANGEGQRRISPGGIEAFSPSWSPRLTE; this is encoded by the coding sequence ATGAAAGAAAAATTCAAAATTCAAAGCCTTCGACCCGAGACTTCGGCGAGCTCAGTCGAGTCGCTCAGGCCGAAGGTTTCAAAATTCAAAATTTTAGTTTTTATTTTATTACTGTTCACTATTCACTGTTCACTGTCCACTGTCGTTGAGGCAAAGGTCTATATAGATATAAATGCACCTTATCTCAGGAAGTTACCTGTTGCAGTCGTAAACCTTATGAGCCTCAGCCCTTCAGGTGAAGAGAAAGATATGGGGAGAAATGTAGCAGGTGTTATCTCAAATGACCTTGATTTTTCAGGATTTTTTAGAATACTGGATCAAGCCTCTTTCATAGAACCCCCCCAAAAGATGGCATTTACAGAGGACAGAATTGACTTCAAGGATTGGTCTGTCATAGGTGCAGAGGTTTTGGTAAAGGGAACGATAAAGATTGAAGGGGGGAGGCTTAATATAGAGCTTAAGCTTTTCGATGTTTTTCAGGGGAGATTATTAATTGGAAAAAAATATACAGGAGTAAAGAATGATGTCAGAAAGATTGCCCATAGATTTTCGAATGAAATAGTTAAGGCACTCACAGGTGAAGAGGGGGTATTCGACACAAAGATAGCCTATGTTGCAAAGGTCCGTGACGGTAAAGAGGTCTATATAATGGACTTTGATGGCTATGCTCCTCAGAGAATAACTAAAATCGGAGGATTTAACCTTTCACCTTCGTGGTCACCTGATGGAAGAGAGATTCTTTTTGCCTCGGAGAGGAGAAGGAACTGGGATCTTTATGTCTTTGACAGGCGACAATTAAAAGAAGATATTATATCTTACCAGGTGGGGCTGAATTTCGCTGCGTCTTTCTCACCGGATGGCAAAAAGATTGCACTTACAATGAGCAGAGATGGTAATCCCGAGATATACACTATCAATAGAGAGGGTAAAGACTTAAGAAGACTTACAAACAACTTCGCTATAGATGTATCACCTCGCTGGTCACTCGATGGGAAGCAGATAGTCTTTGTATCCAATAGAGGTGGGAGTCCTCAGATTTATATAATGGATTCGGATGGTAACAATGTTAGAAGATTGACATTTGAAGGCTCATATAATACATCTCCTGCATGGTCACCCCGTGGTGATAAGATAGCATTTACATCGAGAATAAATGGTAAGTTCCAGATAAGTATAATAAATCCAGATGGCTCAGGTCTTCAGCAACTTACCTTCAATACAGGTAACAATGAGGACCCTTCCTGGTCATCAGATGGGCGGTATATAGCTTTTTCATCCACAAGGGAAGGGAAATATGCTATATTTGTAATGCTGGCTAATGGAGAGGGACAGAGGCGGATAAGTCCAGGAGGGATTGAGGCGTTCAGTCCATCATGGTCCCCAAGACTGACAGAGTGA
- the pal gene encoding peptidoglycan-associated lipoprotein Pal yields the protein MRKSNLVILVILLPLIVFLGCAKKVVKEEPAKEVVKEAAPAPKEAPKPAPAPVAEKPIVEAKRVAVEEAPALKDIHFDFDKYNIRDDAKPVLEKNAEWLIKNKNVKIQIEGHCDERGTSEYNMGLGERRAKSTKDYLVKLGVDANRITTISYGKERPLCTEKNEACWQKNRRSHFVVTSK from the coding sequence ATGCGTAAATCAAACCTTGTGATCCTTGTGATTCTATTGCCGTTAATTGTATTTCTGGGATGTGCAAAAAAGGTTGTCAAGGAAGAACCTGCAAAGGAAGTGGTAAAAGAAGCTGCACCCGCACCAAAAGAGGCACCTAAACCAGCACCAGCACCTGTAGCAGAGAAGCCGATAGTTGAGGCAAAAAGGGTAGCGGTAGAAGAGGCTCCAGCGCTTAAGGATATCCACTTTGATTTTGATAAATATAACATAAGAGACGATGCAAAGCCGGTTCTTGAGAAAAATGCAGAATGGCTGATTAAGAACAAGAATGTAAAGATACAGATCGAAGGACACTGTGATGAGCGTGGCACATCAGAGTATAACATGGGTCTCGGAGAAAGAAGGGCGAAAAGCACAAAGGACTATCTTGTCAAACTCGGAGTAGATGCGAATAGGATAACTACAATCAGCTATGGTAAGGAAAGGCCACTTTGCACAGAGAAAAATGAAGCCTGCTGGCAGAAGAACCGCAGGTCTCATTTTGTGGTTACATCAAAGTAG
- the ybgF gene encoding tol-pal system protein YbgF yields the protein MYGFYKKIVIGIFTLFMAGCVTDESALKTQNDILALQRQSYENSQKIIGLENNMDESLSNIRKNQADISSKVDRLTEEFQRLYGRFEESRHYTEKSLRDIGSLQLKELRESLENLKQRVETIEKLPVKAPQTMGQAKVEEQPKTQEQPKPQEQAKVEEKVRIPEPPKKEEKPLPPIEMYKDAYSTMKSGDVATARTKFKKYLDVYPNNEYSDNAQFWLGESYYQEKDFESAILAYEEVIRKFPKSEKRAAAMLKQGFSFYELGDKTSGRLLLEAVLKNYPTSQEAALAKKRLKAEGIKLPTRETEQKTPAVKKKPSKTE from the coding sequence ATGTACGGGTTTTATAAGAAAATAGTGATAGGCATATTTACATTATTCATGGCAGGATGTGTAACTGATGAAAGTGCTTTAAAGACGCAGAACGATATACTGGCACTCCAGAGGCAGAGTTATGAGAACTCCCAGAAGATAATCGGTCTCGAAAACAATATGGATGAATCACTCAGCAATATAAGAAAGAATCAGGCAGATATCTCCTCAAAGGTCGATCGACTTACCGAAGAATTTCAGCGATTATATGGACGATTTGAGGAAAGTAGACATTATACTGAAAAATCCCTGAGGGATATCGGTTCTCTCCAGCTTAAAGAACTCAGAGAAAGTTTAGAAAATCTAAAACAGCGTGTTGAAACAATTGAGAAGCTCCCAGTAAAGGCTCCGCAGACCATGGGACAGGCAAAGGTAGAAGAGCAACCAAAGACACAGGAACAACCTAAACCACAGGAGCAAGCCAAGGTAGAGGAAAAAGTAAGGATACCGGAACCACCAAAAAAGGAGGAAAAACCTCTGCCTCCTATAGAGATGTATAAAGATGCCTATAGCACTATGAAGTCGGGAGATGTGGCTACAGCCAGGACGAAATTCAAAAAATACCTCGATGTTTACCCTAATAATGAATATTCAGACAATGCCCAGTTCTGGCTCGGTGAGTCATATTATCAGGAGAAGGACTTTGAAAGTGCAATCCTCGCCTATGAAGAGGTAATAAGGAAATTTCCCAAGAGTGAAAAAAGAGCAGCAGCTATGCTTAAACAGGGGTTCTCTTTCTATGAACTTGGAGATAAGACATCTGGACGACTCCTCCTTGAAGCCGTTCTTAAGAATTATCCTACATCGCAAGAGGCAGCCCTTGCAAAAAAGAGATTGAAGGCAGAAGGTATAAAGTTACCTACCAGAGAAACCGAACAAAAAACACCTGCAGTTAAAAAGAAGCCCTCAAAGACCGAGTGA
- the moaA gene encoding GTP 3',8-cyclase MoaA: MKDNFDRTIDYMRVSVTDRCNLRCIYCMPSEGVRAIKHSEILRYEEIIRIVRIAAGLGVKKVRITGGEPLARKNITYLIAQLKNIEGIEDLSLTTNGVLLKRYAEEITEAGLDRVNISLDSLKPDRYREITRGGDIDTVHGGIVAAEKAGLTPVKINMVPIRGFNDDEIEEFAKITLTMPYHVRFIEFMPIGAKDIWSTEKYIPTDEIKSIVGKIAPLAPVRARKSGPARYFRLNGASGVIGFISAITHHFCGDCNRLRLTANGKLRPCLFSETEIDLKASLRSGASDAEIERLIKLAIAAKPEGHNINERSDIDFLKPMSKIGG, from the coding sequence ATGAAAGATAACTTCGATAGGACTATTGACTATATGCGGGTCTCTGTCACAGATAGGTGTAATCTGCGGTGTATCTATTGTATGCCTTCAGAAGGTGTAAGAGCAATAAAACATAGTGAGATATTACGGTATGAGGAGATAATCAGGATTGTAAGGATTGCAGCAGGGCTTGGTGTAAAAAAGGTTAGAATTACAGGAGGTGAGCCGCTGGCAAGAAAAAACATCACCTATCTTATCGCACAGTTAAAAAACATAGAAGGCATAGAAGACTTGAGTCTGACGACAAATGGAGTCCTCCTTAAAAGATATGCTGAAGAGATTACAGAGGCAGGATTAGACAGGGTCAACATAAGCCTTGATTCTTTGAAACCTGACAGATACAGAGAAATAACAAGGGGTGGAGATATTGATACTGTTCACGGGGGAATAGTAGCTGCTGAAAAGGCAGGGCTGACACCTGTAAAAATTAATATGGTACCGATAAGGGGATTTAATGATGACGAGATTGAAGAGTTTGCAAAAATTACCCTGACGATGCCATACCATGTGCGTTTCATCGAATTCATGCCCATCGGTGCAAAAGATATCTGGAGCACTGAGAAATACATACCTACAGATGAGATAAAATCAATTGTTGGGAAGATTGCCCCTCTTGCACCTGTCCGTGCAAGAAAATCAGGACCTGCAAGATACTTCAGGCTTAACGGTGCATCAGGTGTCATAGGATTTATAAGTGCAATAACACATCACTTCTGTGGTGACTGCAATCGCCTGCGTCTGACTGCTAATGGGAAACTGAGACCATGCCTTTTTTCCGAGACTGAGATTGATTTAAAAGCCTCCCTGAGAAGCGGTGCTTCAGATGCCGAGATTGAAAGGTTAATAAAACTTGCCATAGCAGCAAAACCAGAAGGACACAACATCAACGAGCGGAGCGACATAGATTTTCTAAAACCGATGTCAAAGATTGGTGGGTAA
- a CDS encoding UDP-glucuronic acid decarboxylase family protein, whose amino-acid sequence METCLVTGGAGFIGSHLCERLLKDGYRVICVDNFLTGRKENLSMLFKNKNFIFLYHDVIQPIELKEEINYIFHFASPASPVFYQWYPLETALVNSTGTKNLLDLTLKGKTKFLLASTSEVYGDPLFHPQSENYWGNVNPVGLRSCYDESKRLAETLTTIYHREFGCDVTIVRIFNTYGPRMRRDDGRVISNFITQSIEGLPLTVYGNGKQTRSLCYIDDMIDGIVKVMFSDNTSGGIFNLGNPEETTIIELAGLIKKLTKSKSEVIFYPAPVDDPQKRCPDISKAKKHIDWYPKVSLQEGLEHTIRWFKRGSILPTNL is encoded by the coding sequence ATGGAGACCTGTCTTGTAACTGGTGGGGCTGGTTTTATAGGGAGTCATCTCTGTGAGAGGCTTCTGAAGGATGGCTACCGTGTTATCTGCGTTGATAATTTCCTTACGGGTAGAAAAGAAAATCTCAGTATGCTTTTTAAGAACAAGAACTTTATTTTTCTATACCATGATGTAATCCAGCCGATAGAGTTGAAAGAAGAGATAAATTACATCTTTCACTTTGCAAGTCCTGCAAGTCCTGTATTTTATCAGTGGTATCCGCTTGAGACAGCCCTTGTTAATTCCACAGGCACAAAAAACCTGCTGGATTTAACACTCAAAGGAAAAACCAAGTTTCTCTTAGCCTCTACATCAGAGGTATATGGTGACCCATTGTTTCATCCACAGAGTGAGAACTACTGGGGAAATGTAAATCCTGTTGGACTCAGGAGCTGTTATGATGAAAGTAAGAGATTGGCAGAGACACTGACCACCATATATCACAGGGAATTTGGCTGTGATGTAACAATTGTAAGGATATTCAATACATATGGTCCTCGAATGAGAAGGGATGATGGAAGGGTCATCTCAAACTTTATAACCCAATCAATAGAGGGGCTACCTCTTACAGTTTATGGAAACGGGAAGCAGACAAGGAGTCTCTGTTATATTGATGATATGATAGATGGCATTGTGAAGGTTATGTTTTCAGATAACACCTCAGGGGGTATATTCAATCTCGGCAATCCTGAGGAAACTACCATAATAGAACTGGCAGGACTCATTAAAAAATTAACAAAATCAAAATCGGAGGTCATCTTCTATCCAGCACCAGTAGATGACCCCCAAAAGCGTTGCCCTGATATAAGTAAGGCAAAAAAACACATTGATTGGTATCCAAAGGTCTCTCTGCAAGAAGGACTGGAACATACAATTCGGTGGTTTAAAAGAGGATCCATTTTACCCACCAATCTTTGA